The Bacilli bacterium genome has a window encoding:
- a CDS encoding putative sulfate exporter family transporter: MRQFCSTRFPGFLVALIIAITAMQLGSLAPIIGAPVFAILIGIIFRLCVGLHENMQSGVSFSAKKVLQFGIILLGAGLNLQTLFTVGKQSFAVMIGSLAVALIGGYAIGALLGLPLRLVSLISVGTGICGASAITSLSPIIDAKESEIAYSISTIFFFNVIAVFLFPFFGHAFAFSDHAFGLWAGTAINDTSSVVAAGYAYSAAAGAYATVVKLTRSLMIIPVCLMFLLIKSIVSRQKARRNNSVKLPLFIIGFVGMSAFSTIGWFGESGGQAVSYAGQFFIVIALAAVGLSADLRGLMRTGWRPILLGLIVWVLVACSSLLLQQLTGNL; this comes from the coding sequence ATCGCCATTACCGCCATGCAATTGGGCAGTCTCGCGCCAATCATAGGCGCGCCCGTATTCGCCATTTTGATCGGTATTATTTTTCGCTTGTGTGTCGGTTTGCATGAAAACATGCAATCCGGCGTTTCGTTTTCCGCCAAAAAAGTTTTGCAGTTCGGCATCATTTTGCTCGGTGCGGGCCTGAACCTGCAAACATTGTTCACGGTCGGCAAGCAATCTTTCGCCGTCATGATCGGATCGCTTGCGGTTGCGCTGATTGGCGGATACGCCATCGGTGCGTTGCTTGGGCTCCCCTTACGGCTGGTCAGCCTAATCTCGGTAGGCACCGGCATTTGCGGCGCGTCAGCGATTACCTCTTTGTCACCGATCATTGACGCAAAGGAAAGCGAAATCGCTTATTCCATTTCCACGATTTTTTTCTTTAATGTGATTGCTGTTTTTCTGTTTCCGTTTTTTGGACATGCGTTTGCTTTTTCCGATCACGCTTTCGGATTGTGGGCGGGAACGGCCATCAACGACACGTCTTCGGTTGTCGCCGCCGGATACGCTTACTCCGCCGCTGCCGGCGCATATGCGACCGTGGTCAAACTGACGCGTTCGCTGATGATCATCCCTGTCTGCCTAATGTTTTTGCTCATAAAATCAATTGTTTCCAGGCAAAAGGCGCGGCGCAACAATTCCGTGAAATTGCCGCTTTTTATCATCGGTTTTGTCGGCATGTCGGCGTTCAGTACGATCGGCTGGTTCGGAGAGAGCGGCGGACAAGCGGTGAGCTATGCCGGGCAATTTTTCATTGTGATCGCGCTTGCCGCCGTCGGATTGTCCGCCGATCTGCGCGGTCTGATGCGCACAGGTTGGCGGCCGATCCTGCTGGGACTGATTGTCTGGGTATTGGTCGCCTGCTCCAGTTTGCTTTTGCAACAGCTGACCGGCAATTTATAA